Proteins co-encoded in one Nonlabens agnitus genomic window:
- a CDS encoding ParA family protein, with the protein MGKIIAIANQKGGVGKTTTAVNLAACLGVLEKKVLLIDADPQANASSGLGINVDEVEAGTYQLLEHTIKAADLIVKTESPNLDIIPAHIDLVAIEIELVDQENREQMLRKALAPIKDDYDYIILDCAPSLGLLTLNALTASDSVLIPIQCEYFALEGLGKLLNTVKSVQNLHNPQLDIEGLLLTMYDSRLRLSNQVVEEVNQHFEGLTFKTIIQRNVRLSEAPSYGESIINYDAASKGSENYLSLANELISKNS; encoded by the coding sequence ATGGGGAAAATCATTGCAATTGCAAATCAGAAAGGTGGCGTAGGAAAAACAACAACAGCCGTGAATCTTGCGGCCTGTCTAGGTGTTTTGGAAAAGAAGGTATTGCTTATTGATGCAGATCCACAGGCAAACGCATCTTCAGGTTTAGGCATCAATGTGGACGAGGTTGAAGCAGGAACGTACCAATTGCTGGAACACACCATCAAGGCGGCAGACCTTATCGTAAAGACAGAGTCACCCAATCTGGACATCATTCCCGCACATATTGATCTTGTAGCTATTGAAATTGAACTGGTAGATCAAGAGAATCGTGAGCAGATGTTGCGCAAGGCTCTGGCACCTATAAAAGACGATTACGATTACATTATCCTAGATTGTGCACCATCATTGGGTCTGTTGACGCTTAACGCTTTAACAGCCAGCGACAGTGTGTTGATCCCTATTCAATGTGAATATTTTGCATTGGAAGGTTTGGGCAAACTTTTGAACACGGTAAAGAGTGTGCAAAACCTGCATAATCCGCAACTGGATATTGAGGGATTGTTGCTAACCATGTACGATAGCAGGTTGCGATTGTCCAATCAAGTGGTAGAAGAAGTCAATCAGCATTTTGAAGGTTTGACCTTCAAGACAATCATCCAGCGCAATGTGCGTTTAAGTGAAGCGCCATCTTATGGCGAGAGTATTATTAACTATGATGCCGCGAGTAAAGGTTCAGAAAATTACCTGAGCCTGGCTAACGAACTCATTTCAAAAAACTCCTAA
- a CDS encoding DEAD/DEAH box helicase has product MSDSLKNQQQILDKLGIKKLNEMQVAAQKAISSQDEVVLLSPTGTGKTLAFLLPLVQLLDAHVDKVQALILVPSRELAIQIEQVLREMGSGFKVNAVYGGRSGSGDKILLSTPPAILIGTPGRVADHLRRGHIDVTQLETLVLDEFDKSLETGFESEMREIAESLPKVRKKILTSATQKVGIPPFMKMANPKRLIFLEDQQPNLELKIVVSPTPDKLATLRQLIAHLGSKRGIIFCNLKDTIAEVSDYLWDCDIQHSVFYGGLEQLDRERALIKFRNGTHKILLATDLAARGIDVPELDYIIHYQLPYKREEFIHRNGRTARMHASGTAYMIKFQNQELPDFIENANLLELSDSKKAKPDQQWETLYISGGRKDKISKGDIAGLFFKQGNLERDELGVIELKQDCAFVAVPYEKAYELINTLNNSKIKKRKVRISLLDQ; this is encoded by the coding sequence ATGAGCGATTCCCTAAAAAACCAGCAGCAAATTCTTGACAAGCTAGGCATCAAAAAGCTAAACGAAATGCAAGTCGCTGCGCAAAAGGCGATCAGCTCACAGGATGAAGTGGTGTTGTTATCGCCTACAGGTACTGGAAAAACACTGGCGTTTCTATTGCCTTTAGTGCAATTGCTAGATGCTCATGTGGATAAAGTTCAGGCGCTTATTCTGGTACCGTCCAGAGAGCTCGCGATTCAAATTGAGCAAGTGCTACGTGAAATGGGCAGTGGTTTTAAGGTCAATGCGGTTTATGGCGGTAGATCTGGATCTGGAGATAAGATTCTTCTTTCCACTCCACCAGCCATATTGATAGGAACACCTGGTCGTGTGGCAGACCATTTACGTCGTGGCCATATTGATGTTACTCAACTTGAGACTTTGGTGCTTGACGAATTTGACAAATCACTGGAAACTGGCTTTGAAAGCGAGATGCGCGAGATTGCCGAGTCATTACCGAAGGTTCGTAAAAAAATATTGACTTCTGCCACTCAAAAAGTAGGCATACCGCCGTTTATGAAAATGGCAAATCCTAAAAGATTGATCTTTCTTGAAGATCAACAGCCCAATCTCGAGCTTAAAATCGTGGTGTCTCCTACTCCAGATAAATTGGCTACATTACGCCAACTCATCGCTCATTTAGGATCCAAACGCGGCATCATTTTTTGCAATCTTAAAGACACGATTGCAGAAGTGAGCGATTATTTATGGGATTGTGACATCCAGCATTCCGTTTTTTACGGTGGATTGGAGCAACTGGATCGCGAGCGTGCCTTAATCAAGTTCAGGAATGGAACCCACAAAATCCTTCTCGCAACAGACCTTGCTGCTCGAGGAATTGACGTTCCAGAGCTGGATTATATCATTCACTATCAATTGCCGTACAAACGTGAGGAATTTATCCATAGAAACGGCAGGACGGCGCGCATGCATGCCAGCGGCACGGCTTATATGATCAAGTTCCAAAACCAAGAACTACCTGATTTTATTGAGAATGCAAACCTTCTCGAACTCAGCGATTCCAAAAAAGCCAAACCAGACCAACAATGGGAAACCCTTTATATTTCTGGTGGTCGCAAGGATAAGATTTCAAAAGGCGATATTGCCGGCTTGTTTTTCAAGCAGGGAAACCTAGAGAGAGATGAATTGGGCGTGATCGAGCTCAAGCAGGATTGTGCCTTTGTGGCGGTGCCTTATGAAAAGGCATACGAATTGATCAATACACTTAACAACAGTAAAATAAAAAAGCGAAAAGTGCGCATTTCACTTTTGGACCAATAA
- a CDS encoding glycosyltransferase: protein MKKLLVIGYIWPEPTKTAAGYRILQLIDLFLDQEYEVVFCCAARLKQTAQPSLKERHISTHGIDLHDDSLDRLLMQFQPAVVLYDRFLIEEQYGWRVRHHTPQAIQILDTEDLHFLRTAREQQVLQGTSLQDGFESELALREISSMNRVDLSLIISRFEMELLQDNFPVDPETLFYIPFLVEDDQVKEYQTKAKPYEERQDYCTIGNLRHAPNVDAVEILNTEIWPIIRANQPEAQLFIYGPNAPQKILDLHDPDSGFLIKGHAADVDVVLSKHKVLLAPLRFGAGLKGKVFDAMKNGLAIAGTPVAFEGIRLEDASETSSWTDFAQDALDLYTNPSRWQDQVNENFEILKRDFEKSAFAKALFLKINDLKNHHPRKRSLVNKIALHHADAHFKFMNYWINAKKN, encoded by the coding sequence ATGAAAAAGCTGCTCGTCATAGGATACATCTGGCCAGAACCTACTAAAACAGCCGCTGGATACAGAATCCTACAACTTATCGACCTCTTTTTAGATCAGGAATATGAGGTGGTTTTTTGTTGTGCCGCTCGATTGAAACAGACGGCTCAACCATCGTTAAAAGAACGCCATATATCCACACATGGTATTGATTTACATGACGATTCCTTAGATCGATTATTGATGCAATTTCAACCAGCAGTAGTGTTGTACGATAGATTTTTGATAGAAGAACAGTACGGCTGGCGTGTGCGCCACCATACGCCACAGGCGATCCAAATCCTGGATACCGAAGATCTGCATTTCCTGCGAACGGCCAGAGAACAACAGGTGCTGCAAGGGACCAGTCTTCAAGATGGATTTGAGAGCGAACTGGCACTGCGCGAGATAAGCAGTATGAATCGGGTGGATTTGAGCCTAATTATTTCAAGGTTTGAAATGGAACTGTTGCAGGACAATTTCCCGGTGGATCCAGAGACCTTGTTTTACATTCCGTTTTTGGTGGAAGATGATCAAGTCAAAGAATATCAAACTAAGGCAAAACCTTATGAAGAGCGTCAGGATTATTGCACGATTGGTAATTTGAGACACGCTCCTAACGTGGATGCGGTAGAAATACTTAACACCGAAATCTGGCCTATTATAAGAGCCAATCAGCCAGAGGCTCAACTATTCATTTATGGTCCCAATGCACCTCAAAAAATACTGGACCTACATGATCCCGATAGCGGATTCCTCATCAAAGGTCACGCAGCAGACGTAGATGTGGTGTTGTCAAAACATAAGGTATTACTCGCACCGTTGCGTTTTGGCGCCGGTTTGAAGGGCAAAGTATTTGACGCCATGAAAAATGGACTGGCCATCGCAGGAACGCCAGTAGCGTTTGAAGGAATTCGGTTAGAGGATGCTTCTGAAACTAGTTCTTGGACTGATTTTGCACAAGACGCTTTAGATTTATATACCAATCCATCACGCTGGCAGGATCAAGTAAACGAGAATTTTGAGATTCTTAAAAGGGATTTTGAAAAGTCCGCTTTCGCGAAAGCGTTATTCCTTAAAATCAACGACTTAAAGAATCATCATCCCAGAAAAAGAAGTCTGGTCAACAAAATCGCGCTACATCACGCCGATGCGCATTTCAAGTTCATGAACTACTGGATCAACGCTAAAAAGAACTAA
- a CDS encoding haloacid dehalogenase type II, producing MKDVMRPEVLFFDVNETLLDLSTLKENIRGLLDGRDDFIDLWFTTLLHHSLVTSASGQYEDFGKIGAATLQMVAANHDITIPKEVARDVVINSFRHLKPHPKVKDALTQLKDDGYKLVAFTNSSKEGVEQQLTNASIADLFEARLSIEDSGKFKPFTQAYDWAAQQMQTKPTACMMIAAHGWDVAGAQWAGWRAAFVARPGHQQYPLAPQAEIVGADLKEVALSLMALQKNA from the coding sequence ATGAAAGATGTAATGAGGCCTGAGGTGCTGTTTTTTGACGTCAATGAAACCTTACTGGATCTTTCTACCTTGAAAGAAAACATCAGAGGATTGCTGGATGGTAGAGATGATTTTATTGATTTATGGTTTACTACGTTACTTCACCATTCTTTAGTGACCAGCGCTAGCGGACAGTATGAAGATTTCGGGAAGATAGGTGCCGCTACCTTACAAATGGTGGCAGCTAATCATGATATTACCATCCCAAAAGAGGTCGCTAGAGACGTAGTGATAAATTCATTCCGTCATTTAAAGCCACATCCTAAAGTGAAAGATGCGCTTACCCAATTGAAAGATGATGGCTACAAGCTGGTAGCCTTCACTAATTCGTCCAAAGAAGGTGTAGAACAACAACTCACAAACGCTAGTATAGCAGATCTTTTTGAGGCTCGATTGAGCATTGAAGACTCTGGAAAATTCAAACCCTTTACGCAAGCCTATGACTGGGCAGCACAACAAATGCAAACAAAACCTACGGCATGTATGATGATTGCCGCTCATGGTTGGGATGTTGCCGGTGCACAATGGGCTGGCTGGCGAGCTGCCTTTGTAGCGAGACCTGGTCACCAGCAATATCCGCTAGCACCTCAAGCAGAGATTGTTGGAGCGGATTTAAAAGAGGTAGCTCTTTCACTGATGGCATTGCAAAAAAATGCATAG
- a CDS encoding PLP-dependent aminotransferase family protein, whose product MKENKSLEYIKQVLQHQPSDWLGLTTHRLDVYNEEFAKTEFLEKFEHLYTSNNFKREALAELPTAYDYIRLGHPLSCILEWGIAQQLGIAADHVIAFQSQTVPVLAVLRTNLLKGKNTRIVHQDNLPDFFDADKIRKVYGYHFDLQKVRSTCDIGLFDGTTILLSQKEKMGVSHLENNIDFYVNLYGHLGSILIANGKETSGYISDIQHVRRRETVAMTPSNSLLALESFVKDAPLDLTEPDVENDKTSVLNSINEITGSPLQPYVGSSGLSIQYAIMMGLIDSALEQHLGKPIKFVVPPNCYGGTNDQARRVAACLDHVEIVDLPVDGDNDMVKSVDRVLDQIAQQDAVPFIIAEIPTNPRVEVPVLEDLRNALSRKRTTPNGTTAIDPVFILDQTFCPNYLFLGEGKILSEVRTISYASGSKFPSGGRCTAGYCVGNGKTQDLMDKVAVHLELCDNEATAHQYEILAQQLPSMNERIQLAYENTREFVDFIKQELPEAKINFVSEELAQEGFTPSVFSMDLPTKGSTPEERETYKRALNLKLIHLMIDEIPLESKFCVSYGQLKGCYWTVPATSTQGTTKEGDKDYIVRASLSPDLDLERHKEVFREFVKEIK is encoded by the coding sequence ATGAAAGAAAACAAGTCATTAGAATACATAAAGCAAGTACTTCAACACCAGCCATCAGATTGGTTGGGTCTTACAACTCATAGGCTGGACGTTTACAATGAAGAATTTGCCAAAACGGAATTCCTCGAGAAATTTGAACATCTATATACTTCCAACAATTTTAAAAGAGAAGCCTTGGCAGAACTGCCAACGGCTTACGATTATATCAGGTTGGGTCATCCGCTATCCTGTATTCTGGAATGGGGCATTGCTCAGCAATTGGGTATCGCTGCAGATCACGTCATCGCCTTTCAATCGCAAACGGTTCCCGTTCTTGCGGTGTTGCGCACAAATCTGTTGAAAGGAAAAAATACCAGAATAGTACATCAAGACAATTTGCCCGACTTTTTTGATGCCGATAAAATCAGAAAGGTATACGGTTATCATTTTGATTTGCAAAAAGTTCGATCCACCTGCGATATAGGTCTTTTTGACGGTACTACTATTTTGCTATCACAAAAGGAGAAAATGGGTGTATCCCATTTAGAAAATAACATTGATTTCTACGTCAATCTATATGGTCATCTGGGAAGTATCTTGATTGCAAACGGCAAAGAGACTTCTGGTTATATATCTGACATCCAACACGTGCGTCGTAGAGAAACGGTAGCCATGACGCCGTCAAATTCCCTGTTGGCGTTAGAATCCTTTGTAAAGGATGCTCCGCTGGATCTAACAGAACCTGACGTTGAAAACGATAAAACCAGCGTACTAAACTCCATCAATGAGATTACTGGATCACCGCTCCAACCCTATGTAGGCTCCAGTGGTTTGTCCATACAGTATGCCATCATGATGGGACTTATTGACAGTGCTCTAGAGCAACATCTTGGTAAACCTATCAAATTTGTAGTGCCACCTAACTGTTACGGCGGTACTAACGATCAGGCCAGACGCGTTGCGGCTTGCTTGGATCATGTAGAAATTGTCGACTTGCCTGTAGATGGCGATAACGACATGGTAAAAAGCGTGGATCGAGTGCTGGATCAAATTGCCCAGCAGGACGCAGTTCCATTTATCATTGCTGAAATTCCTACCAATCCACGTGTGGAAGTTCCTGTTTTGGAGGATTTGAGAAATGCGCTTTCGCGAAAGCGAACTACACCTAATGGCACGACTGCAATCGATCCAGTATTTATTCTGGATCAGACTTTTTGTCCTAACTATTTATTCCTGGGCGAAGGCAAAATCCTATCAGAAGTACGAACTATTTCTTATGCCAGCGGTTCCAAATTTCCTAGCGGTGGTAGATGTACCGCAGGATATTGCGTAGGAAATGGCAAAACGCAAGATTTGATGGACAAGGTGGCGGTGCATCTTGAATTGTGCGATAATGAAGCCACTGCTCACCAGTACGAGATTCTTGCCCAGCAATTGCCCTCCATGAATGAGCGTATTCAATTAGCTTACGAAAACACTCGGGAATTTGTTGATTTTATCAAGCAGGAATTGCCAGAAGCCAAAATCAATTTTGTGAGTGAAGAACTCGCACAAGAAGGTTTTACACCATCTGTGTTTTCCATGGACTTGCCAACAAAAGGTTCCACGCCAGAAGAACGCGAAACCTATAAACGCGCTCTCAATCTCAAATTGATTCATTTGATGATTGATGAGATTCCGCTGGAAAGTAAGTTTTGCGTAAGTTATGGTCAATTGAAAGGCTGTTACTGGACCGTACCAGCCACGAGTACCCAAGGAACAACTAAGGAAGGCGACAAGGATTATATCGTACGTGCTTCCCTATCACCAGACCTGGATCTGGAACGTCATAAAGAGGTTTTCAGGGAGTTTGTGAAGGAAATAAAGTAA
- a CDS encoding DsbA family oxidoreductase, with the protein MKEKLKIDIVSDVVCPWCTIGYKRLEKAIKELGIENQIELEWQPFELNPNMPAEGQNLKEHIIEKYGSSPEQYRQMQEQMTAAGDDVGFVFDYYDDQRMSNTFDAHVLLEYAHQCSKQTDLKMRLTKAFFSERQDVSKTEVLKQALLDVGLDADEALSMLNNQEARNEVLKKEAYRKSLGVNSVPTIVFDRKSAVTGAQPVDVFKQVLKEAMEQHA; encoded by the coding sequence ATGAAAGAAAAACTAAAAATCGACATTGTATCAGACGTCGTCTGTCCATGGTGTACGATAGGTTATAAACGATTAGAAAAAGCCATAAAAGAACTGGGAATCGAGAACCAAATCGAACTCGAATGGCAACCCTTTGAACTTAATCCCAACATGCCTGCAGAAGGTCAGAACTTAAAAGAGCATATCATAGAAAAATATGGCTCGAGTCCAGAACAATACCGTCAAATGCAGGAGCAGATGACAGCTGCTGGAGATGATGTAGGTTTTGTTTTTGATTATTATGACGACCAGCGCATGTCAAATACGTTTGATGCTCACGTTCTACTGGAATATGCACATCAATGTAGCAAACAAACCGATTTAAAAATGCGCCTGACCAAAGCATTTTTTAGTGAGCGTCAGGACGTTTCAAAAACCGAAGTTCTCAAGCAAGCTTTATTGGACGTAGGATTGGATGCTGATGAAGCACTGTCTATGCTAAATAATCAAGAAGCTCGTAACGAGGTACTTAAAAAAGAGGCTTATCGGAAAAGCTTAGGAGTCAATAGTGTTCCTACCATAGTATTTGATAGAAAAAGTGCCGTTACCGGCGCACAACCAGTCGATGTTTTCAAACAGGTTTTGAAAGAGGCTATGGAACAACATGCATAA
- a CDS encoding FAD-dependent oxidoreductase, giving the protein MFWKVCTDCLGRGKKSQRIRKKAKLQYQKALADFQKSDGEGKAPKKPKGHLKTCTTCNGTGLVQSDQAPIPNQSFPHVAIVGAGIGGVALAVACLHRGIPFTLFERDASFDARSQGYGLTLQQASKAMAGFGIQELQEGVVSTRHVVHHTDGKKIAEWGMRKWMENSDKEAPKKTNIHIARQALRQALIDQINDQATIQWNHQFIDSSMASNKRVQLRFKVNYDILNYEADLVVGADGIRSQVRNQILSNDSTPLRYLDCIVILGICPLSDIENSDHELLDSATVFQTANGHERMYMMPYSRDSIMWQFSFPMSESDAKSLSAQGSKALKLEAIQRTQDWHAPIPQTLRATQEDLVTGYPVYDREVLDEFAFLPVRQAGAKARSLKAFDNTDKSLSQGLGILSRYITLLGDAAHPMSPFKGQGANQALLDALSLARLIYTGCRPPSNWREKGIRTNVLNAFEKEMIERSTVKVKESAAAADFLHSDLVLKEIDAPRGSDIK; this is encoded by the coding sequence ATGTTCTGGAAGGTCTGCACCGATTGTTTAGGACGCGGCAAGAAAAGCCAGCGCATTCGCAAAAAGGCTAAACTTCAATATCAAAAAGCTCTAGCAGACTTCCAAAAATCCGATGGCGAAGGAAAGGCACCAAAAAAACCAAAAGGTCATCTCAAAACTTGTACGACTTGTAACGGTACCGGATTAGTTCAAAGCGACCAGGCTCCTATTCCTAATCAAAGTTTCCCACATGTGGCAATTGTTGGTGCTGGTATAGGTGGTGTAGCTCTAGCAGTAGCCTGTTTGCATCGTGGCATTCCTTTTACTCTGTTTGAGCGCGACGCCAGTTTTGACGCTCGTTCCCAAGGTTACGGATTGACCTTACAACAAGCCAGTAAGGCCATGGCTGGCTTCGGAATCCAAGAGCTTCAAGAAGGTGTTGTTTCTACCAGACATGTCGTTCACCATACCGATGGAAAAAAAATCGCCGAATGGGGCATGCGCAAATGGATGGAAAACAGTGACAAAGAAGCTCCTAAAAAAACCAACATTCACATAGCCAGACAGGCTTTGAGACAAGCGCTTATTGATCAAATAAATGATCAAGCTACTATTCAATGGAACCATCAATTTATAGATAGTTCCATGGCTTCTAATAAACGTGTCCAGCTGCGGTTCAAGGTGAACTATGATATCCTGAACTACGAGGCAGATCTTGTTGTGGGTGCAGACGGCATACGTAGCCAGGTACGTAATCAGATTTTGAGCAACGACTCCACACCGCTGCGGTACCTGGATTGTATTGTGATTTTGGGCATTTGTCCGTTATCTGATATTGAAAATTCTGATCATGAGCTGCTGGACTCAGCGACGGTGTTTCAAACTGCAAATGGCCACGAGCGTATGTACATGATGCCTTATTCTAGGGATTCCATCATGTGGCAGTTTAGTTTTCCAATGTCAGAAAGTGATGCAAAAAGTCTTAGCGCTCAAGGCTCCAAAGCCCTAAAGCTGGAAGCCATCCAACGCACTCAAGATTGGCACGCTCCTATTCCGCAAACCTTAAGAGCAACGCAAGAGGATTTGGTTACCGGTTATCCTGTTTATGATCGTGAAGTTTTGGATGAGTTCGCTTTCCTGCCTGTCCGGCAGGCAGGCGCGAAAGCGAGGTCACTAAAAGCCTTTGATAACACTGATAAATCTTTATCGCAAGGCCTAGGCATCTTATCAAGGTACATAACTTTACTGGGCGATGCAGCACATCCCATGAGTCCTTTTAAAGGTCAAGGAGCTAATCAAGCCTTACTGGATGCGCTCTCACTGGCACGACTGATATATACAGGTTGCAGGCCACCATCGAACTGGCGAGAAAAAGGAATCAGAACAAATGTGCTCAATGCGTTTGAAAAAGAAATGATAGAGCGTAGTACAGTAAAGGTTAAGGAATCGGCAGCTGCCGCAGATTTTTTACATTCTGACCTTGTCCTGAAGGAAATCGACGCACCAAGAGGTAGTGACATCAAGTAA
- a CDS encoding DUF808 domain-containing protein, whose protein sequence is MASGFFALLDDIGVLMDDVAAMSKVATKKTAGILGDDLAVNAEKASGFVSSREIPVLWAITKGSFINKLIILPIAFLLSAFLPWAVTVILLLGGIYLAFEGAEKIYEWIFPHSKPETDIPPQEMSEEEIIAHEKEKIKAAIVTDFILSVEIVIIALSSVVNEPILNQIMVVSVVAIIATIGVYGIVAAIVRMDDLGLRLIKNNDGKGFGNTVGRFLVSALPKIVKSLSVIGTIALILVAGGIFVHNLEFIHDALHSLPAIVGEALTGLVVGALSLGIYKLVKVLFFKKDKAAAH, encoded by the coding sequence ATGGCTTCAGGATTTTTTGCATTACTCGATGATATAGGTGTCCTTATGGACGATGTGGCTGCCATGAGCAAAGTCGCGACTAAAAAAACGGCTGGAATCCTGGGCGATGACCTTGCCGTAAATGCAGAGAAAGCTTCTGGATTTGTGTCTTCCAGAGAGATTCCTGTATTGTGGGCGATCACAAAAGGTTCCTTTATCAACAAACTCATCATCTTACCCATTGCCTTCCTGTTAAGTGCTTTTTTGCCATGGGCCGTGACCGTCATTTTACTTCTTGGAGGTATTTACCTAGCTTTTGAAGGTGCCGAAAAGATCTATGAATGGATTTTCCCGCATTCAAAACCAGAAACGGACATACCACCACAAGAAATGTCTGAAGAGGAAATAATCGCTCATGAAAAAGAAAAAATCAAAGCCGCCATTGTGACTGATTTTATCTTGTCTGTAGAGATCGTGATTATTGCATTAAGCTCTGTGGTCAATGAACCCATTTTGAACCAGATTATGGTAGTGTCAGTAGTGGCGATCATTGCCACTATAGGAGTTTACGGTATCGTGGCTGCGATTGTTCGTATGGATGATTTAGGATTGCGATTGATCAAAAACAACGATGGAAAAGGTTTTGGAAACACGGTTGGAAGATTTTTGGTTTCGGCATTGCCTAAGATTGTCAAAAGTTTATCGGTAATAGGAACCATCGCATTAATTTTAGTGGCTGGTGGAATCTTTGTCCACAATCTGGAGTTTATCCATGATGCTTTGCATTCTTTACCAGCCATTGTAGGTGAAGCGCTTACGGGTCTTGTAGTTGGTGCGCTTTCGCTAGGCATCTATAAATTGGTGAAGGTTTTATTTTTTAAAAAGGATAAAGCTGCCGCACATTAA
- a CDS encoding SDR family NAD(P)-dependent oxidoreductase — protein sequence MDIQGKNALITGSSRGVGQQIALGLARLGCNIIVHGSQPSSNDKTLELLESFPIQTYSVHGNLADDQEVKALIHQVNNLNFPIDILYNNAGIMKDYHEDIWSHSTDEWMDTYKVNVVAMYQLCAAFVPAMIENNFGRVVNVTSRISGQPQLAPYGASKWAVDKLSQDLAVALENTAVRLNYFDPTWLKTDLGGEHADNPVEAVLPGALKPVLVENDGPNGQFFSAF from the coding sequence ATGGATATACAAGGGAAAAATGCACTAATTACAGGATCCAGTCGTGGTGTAGGACAACAAATAGCATTGGGACTGGCACGTTTAGGATGTAATATTATCGTTCATGGAAGCCAGCCATCAAGCAATGACAAAACGCTGGAATTATTGGAATCTTTTCCTATTCAAACCTACAGCGTTCACGGCAATCTCGCTGATGATCAAGAAGTCAAAGCGCTTATCCATCAGGTGAATAATCTCAACTTTCCTATTGATATTTTATATAACAACGCAGGGATCATGAAGGATTATCATGAAGACATCTGGTCACACTCTACTGATGAATGGATGGACACGTATAAAGTAAACGTCGTGGCGATGTACCAATTATGTGCAGCATTTGTGCCTGCGATGATTGAAAATAACTTTGGAAGAGTCGTAAATGTCACTTCTCGCATTTCTGGTCAACCCCAATTAGCACCTTATGGCGCTTCTAAATGGGCTGTAGATAAACTCTCTCAAGACCTGGCTGTAGCATTAGAGAACACCGCAGTTCGCTTGAACTATTTTGATCCTACCTGGTTAAAAACAGATCTAGGTGGCGAGCACGCAGACAATCCTGTAGAAGCTGTCTTGCCTGGAGCTTTAAAACCCGTATTGGTAGAAAATGATGGTCCCAATGGACAATTCTTCTCTGCCTTTTAA
- a CDS encoding aldose 1-epimerase family protein translates to MLHTIENDQLTCTISSTGAEIRSLKEKETGKEHIWQIDASVWGSSSPVLFPAIGKIKDDKIIYKGQEYAMPRHGIIRHNDQLVFEQHSAFKCSFTLNSSPATLKQYPFEFSFAVMYELVGKSLKMSYVIENQDEVPMHFACGGHTAYACPLTDGKTLKDYVIEFPTSQDLRAQTLGASGLLSNEFRTFELKNATLPLSNHLFDRDALILSNIDFEWVRFRESDKNKGLIVRFEGFPHLALWSKPGADYVCIEPWLGLPDSEDESLDIAQKSSYKTIDPATRFSISIITEIE, encoded by the coding sequence ATGCTTCACACCATCGAAAACGACCAGCTCACCTGCACCATCAGTTCTACCGGTGCAGAAATCCGCTCGCTTAAAGAAAAGGAAACCGGGAAAGAGCACATCTGGCAAATCGATGCGTCCGTTTGGGGCAGCAGCTCGCCAGTCTTGTTCCCAGCGATTGGAAAAATAAAGGACGACAAAATCATATATAAAGGTCAAGAATACGCCATGCCACGGCACGGTATCATTAGGCATAATGACCAATTGGTTTTTGAACAGCACAGCGCTTTCAAATGCTCCTTTACCTTGAACAGTTCGCCAGCGACCTTGAAACAATATCCGTTTGAATTTTCATTTGCTGTAATGTATGAACTAGTAGGTAAAAGTCTAAAAATGAGCTATGTCATTGAAAACCAGGATGAAGTCCCCATGCATTTTGCCTGCGGTGGCCATACCGCTTACGCCTGCCCATTGACAGACGGCAAGACCTTGAAAGATTACGTGATCGAGTTTCCTACATCGCAGGATCTACGTGCGCAAACCTTGGGCGCTTCTGGATTGCTATCTAACGAATTCCGGACTTTCGAATTGAAAAATGCCACCTTACCACTTTCTAACCATCTATTTGATCGCGACGCACTTATTTTATCCAATATCGATTTTGAATGGGTTCGCTTTCGCGAAAGCGATAAAAACAAGGGCCTCATCGTTAGATTTGAAGGCTTTCCACACCTCGCGCTCTGGTCAAAACCTGGAGCCGATTATGTGTGTATTGAACCATGGCTGGGATTGCCAGATTCAGAAGACGAATCGCTTGATATTGCCCAAAAAAGCAGTTACAAAACCATAGATCCAGCAACTCGCTTCTCGATATCGATCATTACAGAGATCGAGTAA